The Armatimonadota bacterium DNA segment CTTGGCCAGTCCCACAACCGGCACTGCCACGTTGTGATCAAAGAGCACCTCGAGCGCGGCGTTGAGCTGCCCCCGCCCTCCGTCCACCAGGATCAGGTCGGGTAGGACCGACCACCGGGGGCGCACCGGATCGCCGCGGTCGAGTTGCTCCTGCTCGGTCCGGGCCCGGACGAAGCGACGCCGGATCACCTCCTGCAGCATAGCGTAGTCATCCCCTGCGCCGGATGCGCGCATGCGGAACTGCCGGTAGTCAGCCTTGCGCGGCCTGCCCCCCTCGAACACCACGAGCGAGCCGATCGCTTCGCCACCCTGGAAGTGGCTGATGTCGTACCCCTCGATGCGGAACGGCATGGCTTCCAGCCCGAGCGCCTCCCCCAGCTCGGCCACGCCAACGCCGGACGGCCCCACCTCGCGGGCCCGTGCCTGCTGCAGGCAGAGCGCGGCGTTCTCGCGGGCCAGATCCACCAACCGGCGGCGATCGCCCCGCCTGGGCACCTCCACCTCCACGCGGCTGCCCCGCCGGGAACTGAGCCACGCCCCAAGCGCGGCGCTGCCTTCGGGCTCCACGTCCACGAGCAGTTCCCTGGGCAGCACCTGCAGGTCGCTGTAATGCCGCGCCAGGGCCTGTGCCAGGACCTCGCCGGGCTCCATGCCCCGCGTGCCTGAGAGCAGCATGTGTTCCTGGTCCTGGATCCGGCCTGCGCGGATCGTGATCACCTCAACGCAGGCCACATCCCCGGACTGGACCACGGCGGCGATGTCGCGGTCCTCCAGCCCCGCCGTGGTGACGCGCTGCTTCTCACCGATCGCCTCCATCGCCTGGATCTGGTCGCGCAGTTGGGCCGCCCTCTCGTACTCCATGGCCGCGGCCGCATCTGCCATCTGAGTGCGCAGATCTTCAAAGAGGTCCTCGCGGCGCCCCTCCATGAAGAGCGCGGCCTGCCGGACCTGCTCCTGGTATTCCTCGGGCGATGCGCCCCAGGCGACACAGGGCGCGCTGCACAGTTCCATGGCGTGGTCCAGGCACGGCCTGGGGAGGGCGCGGGTGATTTCGATCGGACAGGTCCGCAACCGGAAAAGCCGGCGGATCAAGCGGATCGTCCGGCCGATCAGTTTGGGCTCGTGGTAGGGATATGGCCCGAAGTACCGGCCGCGGTCGCGTGCAACCCTGCGTGTCATGACGATCCTGGGGTAGGGCTCCCCGGTCAACTTGATGTACGGATACGCCTTGTCGTCGGCCATGCGGATGTTGAACGGCGGCTGGTGCTGCTTGATGAGGTTGGTCTCGAGGATGAGGGCCTCGACCTCGTTCGCCGTGACGATCGTGTCCACGGCGGCGATCCTTGGAACCAGCATGCGGAGCCGGGGATTGGACTCCGCAGAGGGCGCCTGGAAGTACTGGCGGACACGAGCGCGCAGGGACGCGGCCTTGCCCACGTACAGCACGCGGCCTGCGGCGTCCTTGAACAGGTAGACACCGGGACGCCTGGGCAGGAGCCCCACCGTCGTGGGCAGTGTTCCAGAAGGCAGCAAGCCGGCGGGCGATGCGTTGTCGCGGGGAGCGCCGCCGGGCATGGGCTATCCTACCGCCCTGCGGCGGAGCGCACAGCCGCCCCGTTCCCGAGCACGCGTCGCATGAACCGGCCCGTGTGCGAAGGGGCCGCACGCGCGACCGCCTCGGGCGGTCCCTCTGCGACAACCTCGCCGCCGCCCTCGCCGCCCTCTGGGCCGAGGTCTATGATCCAGTCGGCGGTCTTGATGATGTCGAGGTTGTGCTCGATGACCACCACGGTGTTCCCGGCGTCCACCAGGCGGTGCAGCACGCCCAGCAGCCGTTCCACATCGGCGAAGTGTAGCCCAACGGTCGGCTCGTCCAGAATATAGAGGGTCTGTCCGGTATCGCGCCGGGATAACTCGGTGGCCAGCTTCACGCGCTGGGCCTCGCCTCCCGACAGCGTTGTCGCCGGCTGACCAAGCTTGATGTAGCCGAGGCCCACGTCCTCCAGGGTTTGCAGCTTGCGGCGAATGCGCGGGATCGCCTCGAAGAAGGCCAGGGCCTCGCTCACCGTGAGATCGAGCACGCCGCTGACCGTCCTGCCCCGGTAGGTGACCTCAAGGGTCTCTCGGTTGTAGCGCGACCCCTTGCAGACCTCGCACGGCACGTACACGTCGGGAAGGAAGTGCATCTCGATCCGGACGATCCCGTCACCCTCACACGCCTCGCACCTGCCGCCGCGCACGTTGAACGAGAACCGGCCCGGCCCGTAGCCGCGGACCCGGGCCTCGGTCGTCTGCGCGAATAGGTCGCGGATCAGGTCGAACGTCTTGGTGTAGGTTGCCGGGTTGCTGCGCGGCGTCCGTCCGATCGGTGACTGGTCTATCTCGATCACCTTGTCCACGTGCTCCAGCCCTTCGATGCGATCGTGCGCTCCGGGGCGGACGCGCGTGCCGTACAGGTGGCTGCTCAGCGCCCGGTACAGGATCTCGTCAATCAGCGTGGATTTCCCTGAACCCGAAACGCCGGTCACCGCCACGAACATCCCCAGGGGAATGCGGACGTCAACGCCCTTGAGGTTGTGCTGACGCGCCCCCCGGATCACCAGGGAGTGGCCGGCCCCGGCCCGCCGCCGCTTCGGGATTGCGATGCTCCGCCGGCCGGACAGGTACTGCCCTGTCACCGAGTCGGGGTGCTTGGCCACGACCTCCGGAGGACCGGTCACCACGACGTGTCCGCCCTGGGCGCCGGCGCCCGGGCCGATGTCCACGACCCAGTCGGCGGTGCGAATCGTTTCCTCGTCGTGCTCGACAACAAGGATAGTGTTCCCCAGATCGCGGAGACCCTGCAGGGTGTCCAGCAGCCGGCGGTTGTCGCGCTGGTGCAGTCCGACGCTGGGCTCATCCAGGACGTATAGCACCCCCATCAGGCCGCTGCCGATCTGCGTCGCCAGGCGGATGCGCTGGGCCTCGCCTCCGGAGAGGGTGTTGGCCGTGCGATCCAGCGTCAGGTAGCCGAGCCCCACGTTGACCAGGAAGCCGAGGCGGGATCGGATCTCCTTCAAGATCTGGTGGGCTATCAGACGCTCGCGCTCCGAGAGGGACAGCCCCGCGAAGAACTCCAACGCCGCGCGTACGTCGAGGGCCGTGACTTCGGCGATGGTGCGGCCACCCACGCGCACGCTCAATGACTCGGGCTTCAGTCGGGTCCCCCGGCATGCGGGACACGGCAGGCTGGTCATGTACCGCTCGATCTCCTCGCGCACGTACTCGGAGTCGGTTTCCTTATAGCGGCGCTCGAGTTGCCGGAGCACGCCCTCGAACCGCGTCTCGTACGTGCGGAGCGCGCCCCACTTGTTGTGGTAGCGCACCCGCAGCGGCTCCTCCGACCCGTGCAGCAGCACCTCCACGAATGCCCTGGGGAGGCGGCGCAACGGCATCTTCATGTCCACCTTGAAGTGCGCGGCCAGCGAGGTGAGCAGCTCCTGGTAGTAGTCACTGGTGGAAGCAGCCCACGGCACAACAGCGCCATCGAGCAGGCTCTTGCCGCGGTCGAGGACGAGGGCCTCGTCCAGTTCCTGCCGGAAGCCCAGCCCGGTGCAGGTCGCGCAGGCGCCGTATGGGCTGTTGAAGGAGAAGACGCGCGGCTCGATCTCGGGCAGGCTGATCCCGCACTCAGGACAGGCGAACTGCTGGCTGAAGATCATCAGGCCGTCGCCATTCCCAGATCGGGCTGCGCCCTTGCCGTCGCGCTGCACGTCCACGTACGCTATGCCCTGACCAAGCTTCAGCGCCGTCTCGACCGAGTCCGCCAGCCGTGCGCGCACGTCGGCGTGGACGACCAGCCGGTCCACCACCACCTCGATGCTGTGCTTCCGGTTCTTGTCGAGCGGTATCTCTTCCGAGAGGTCGTAGATCAACCCGTCGGCACGGACCCGCGCGAACCCCTGCCGACGGAGATCCTCGAAGAGCTGGCGGTACTCGCCCTTGCGGCCGCGGACGATCGGGCCCAGCACCTGCACCCGTGTGCCCTCGTCCAGCGCCAGGACCCGGTCCACGATCTGCTCGCGGGTCTGCCGGCTGATCGAGCGACCGCACTGCGGGCAGTGGGGTTGCCCGACGCGGGCGTACAGCAGCCGCAGGTAGTCGTAGATCTCGGTCACGGTTCCGACGGTCGAGCGCGGGTTGCGCGGGGCGCCCTTCTGGTCTATCGAGACGGCCGGCGACAGGCCGTCAATCCCGTCCACGTCGGGCTTCTCCATCAGGCCGAGGAACTGCCGCGCGTAGGCCGAGAGCGACTCGACGTACTTGCGCTGCCCCTCCGCGTAGATCGTGTCGAAGGCGAGCGACGACTTCCCCGAGCCGGAGATGCCTGTGAGCACCACCAGCCGGTCGCGTGGGATCTCCACGGTGATGTTCTTTAGATTGTGCTCGCGGGCTCCGCGAACGACGATGCGATCAGTCGGCATGACGGCGCGCGTTCCTCCGCGGGACAGATGCCTTCTTGCCGCCCCGCCGCGGCGGGGCAAAGAACGGCTCTCCCAGGCCTCTGCGCAACTCGCCGATCTGGTCGCGCAGCGCGGCGGCCTTCTCGAACTGCAGCTCGGCGGCCGCGCGCCGCATGGCGCGCTCCAGCGTCTCCACGGTCTGCTCGAGCTCGCCCGGCGAGAGCATCAGCAGCCTGGCCACCTCCCACGGCACCTTTCCCCGCCGCGTCTCGGCCAGCCGTATCAGTTCCTCGGCGGTCAGCAGCTCGCCCGACGGCGGGTGGGCCTCGATCTCTTCCGAGACCTGCAGCAGGTCGATCATGTCGCGAATCGGCTTCGACACCGAGGCCGGGGTGATGCCGTGCTCTACGTTGTAGCGCACCTGGACCTCGCGGCGGCGGTTGGTCTCGGCGATCGCGCGGCTCATCGAGTCGGTGACCTGGTCGGCGTAGAGGAGCACCCTCCCGTCGATGTGCCGCGCCGCCCGCCCCATGGTCTGTATCAGCGAGGTCTCGGAGCGCAGGAAGCCCTCCCTGTCGGCGTCAAGGATCGCCACGAGCGAGACCTCGGGCAGATCGAGCCCTTCCCGTAGCAGGTTGATCCCGACAAGGGCATCGTAGGCGCCGAGCCGCAGATCCTTCAGTATCTGCACGCGCTGGAGCGTGTCGACCTCCGAGTGCAGGTAGTGCACCCGAAGCCCCAGCTCCGCCAGGTAGGCGCTGAGATCCTCGGCCATGCGCTTGGTCAGCGTGGTTACCAGGACGCGCTCACCGCGCGCGACCTGCGCCTTGATCTCGGCGACCAGATCGTCCACCTGGCCCTGCGCCGGACGCACCTCGACATGGGGATCCACAAGGCCGGTGGGCCGCACGACCTGCTCCACGATGCGCTGGCTCACCTCCAACTCGTAGGGGCCGGGCGTGGCCGAAACGAACACCGCCTGGGGGACGAGCGCGCCGAACTCCTCCCAGGCCAGCGGCCTGTTGTCGAGCGCGGAGGGCAGGCGGAACCCGAACTCGATCAGGGTGCGCTTGCGCGAGCGATCGCCCTCCAGCATCCCCTTCACCTGCGGCACGGTCACGTGGCTCTCGTCCGCGAACAGCAGGAAGTCGCGCGGGAAGTAGTCGATAAGGCAGCCCGGCCGCTCGCCCGGCGCGCGGCCGTCGAGGTGCCGTGAGTAGTTCTCGATCCCGGGGCAGGTGCCCGCCTCCCGCAGCAGCTCCATGTCATACCGGGTGCGGAACTCCAGGCGCTGGGCCTCGAGCAGCTTGCCCTGAGAACGGAACCAGGCAAGGCGGTCCTCCAGCTCGGCCCCGATCGAAGCCAGCGCCCGCCCCAGGCGCTCCTCCGTGGTAACCCAGTGCCTGGCCGGCCACAGGGCCACGGCGTCCTTGTTCTCGAAGACCTCTCCGGTCAACGGGTCCAGCTCGACGATCCGCTCCACCTCGTCGCCGTAGAGGTCGACCCTGACGGCGCGATCCTCGTACGCCGGGAAGATCTCGACCACGTCGCCCCGCACCCTGAAGCGCCCGCGGGCGAAGTCCACGTCGTTGCGCTCGTACTGGATGTCCACCAGGCGACGGACGATCTCGTCGCGCGATCGGCGCTCGCCCTTCCGCAGAAGAAGCATGACCTCCTTGTAGTCCTCGGGCCGGCCGAGCCCATAGATGCACGAGACCGAGGCGACCACGACGACGTCGCGCCTTTCCATGAGCGCCTTGGTCGAGGCGTGACGCAGCCGGTCGATCTCCTCGTTGATCGCCGCGTCCTTGGCGATGTAGAGATCGGTCTGCGGCACGTAGGCCTCGGGCTGGTAGTAGTCGTAGTACGAGACGAAGTACCTCACGGCGTTGTGCGGGAAGAACTCGCGGAACTCGCCGTAGAGCTGCGCGGCCAGCGTCTTGTTGTGCGCCAGGATCAGGGTGGGGCGCTGTACCTGCTCGATGACCCGGCCCATGGTGTGGGTCTTGCCGCTGCCGGTGACCCCCAGCAGGGTCTGATAGCGGCACCCTGCCCGAACTCCGGCCACCAGGCCGGCGATCGCCTGGGGCTGATCGCCGCACGGCTGCTGATCCGTGACCATCTCGAAGGAGGGCATACAAATAGTATACCAAGCGGGGAGGGACCCGTTCCACGGTCCTCTGGTGGTGCCGCCAGACGGAGGAGTTGGGGGGCCGAGACGGAATCAGGGTTCAGACATGCCGGATCTTGGAGGCCAACCGTGATGAGAAGACCGGGCACTGCAGTCGTCGCTTCCGCCGTCCTGGCCTGCGCGCTCTTCCTGGCTTTCCTGCCTGCGGGGTACGCGCAACTACCTCGCAAGGGCGGCGTGCTTCGCTTCGCGCTCGCAGGTGACCCCCCCACACTCGACCCACACGCGACGACCGCGCTCATAGCAGCCTACATCATGCACCACTCGCTCGAAACCCTCTTCACCATCAACTCGCGGCTCGAGCCTGTGCCCATGCTGGCCGAGAAGTACACGGTGAGTCAGAACCGGAGGGTCTACACGATCAGCCTTCGCAGGGGGGTC contains these protein-coding regions:
- the uvrC gene encoding excinuclease ABC subunit UvrC; this encodes MPGGAPRDNASPAGLLPSGTLPTTVGLLPRRPGVYLFKDAAGRVLYVGKAASLRARVRQYFQAPSAESNPRLRMLVPRIAAVDTIVTANEVEALILETNLIKQHQPPFNIRMADDKAYPYIKLTGEPYPRIVMTRRVARDRGRYFGPYPYHEPKLIGRTIRLIRRLFRLRTCPIEITRALPRPCLDHAMELCSAPCVAWGASPEEYQEQVRQAALFMEGRREDLFEDLRTQMADAAAAMEYERAAQLRDQIQAMEAIGEKQRVTTAGLEDRDIAAVVQSGDVACVEVITIRAGRIQDQEHMLLSGTRGMEPGEVLAQALARHYSDLQVLPRELLVDVEPEGSAALGAWLSSRRGSRVEVEVPRRGDRRRLVDLARENAALCLQQARAREVGPSGVGVAELGEALGLEAMPFRIEGYDISHFQGGEAIGSLVVFEGGRPRKADYRQFRMRASGAGDDYAMLQEVIRRRFVRARTEQEQLDRGDPVRPRWSVLPDLILVDGGRGQLNAALEVLFDHNVAVPVVGLAKEQEEMYLTGRPEPLRLPAESQALNLVRHLRDEAHRFANAAGRRLRERRIVFSVLDEIPGIGERRKRDLIRRFGSVRGVRAAPVEALAEVLGAKLAARVQAHLAGGGPRPLDSAAAGDTI
- the uvrA gene encoding excinuclease ABC subunit UvrA; translated protein: MPTDRIVVRGAREHNLKNITVEIPRDRLVVLTGISGSGKSSLAFDTIYAEGQRKYVESLSAYARQFLGLMEKPDVDGIDGLSPAVSIDQKGAPRNPRSTVGTVTEIYDYLRLLYARVGQPHCPQCGRSISRQTREQIVDRVLALDEGTRVQVLGPIVRGRKGEYRQLFEDLRRQGFARVRADGLIYDLSEEIPLDKNRKHSIEVVVDRLVVHADVRARLADSVETALKLGQGIAYVDVQRDGKGAARSGNGDGLMIFSQQFACPECGISLPEIEPRVFSFNSPYGACATCTGLGFRQELDEALVLDRGKSLLDGAVVPWAASTSDYYQELLTSLAAHFKVDMKMPLRRLPRAFVEVLLHGSEEPLRVRYHNKWGALRTYETRFEGVLRQLERRYKETDSEYVREEIERYMTSLPCPACRGTRLKPESLSVRVGGRTIAEVTALDVRAALEFFAGLSLSERERLIAHQILKEIRSRLGFLVNVGLGYLTLDRTANTLSGGEAQRIRLATQIGSGLMGVLYVLDEPSVGLHQRDNRRLLDTLQGLRDLGNTILVVEHDEETIRTADWVVDIGPGAGAQGGHVVVTGPPEVVAKHPDSVTGQYLSGRRSIAIPKRRRAGAGHSLVIRGARQHNLKGVDVRIPLGMFVAVTGVSGSGKSTLIDEILYRALSSHLYGTRVRPGAHDRIEGLEHVDKVIEIDQSPIGRTPRSNPATYTKTFDLIRDLFAQTTEARVRGYGPGRFSFNVRGGRCEACEGDGIVRIEMHFLPDVYVPCEVCKGSRYNRETLEVTYRGRTVSGVLDLTVSEALAFFEAIPRIRRKLQTLEDVGLGYIKLGQPATTLSGGEAQRVKLATELSRRDTGQTLYILDEPTVGLHFADVERLLGVLHRLVDAGNTVVVIEHNLDIIKTADWIIDLGPEGGEGGGEVVAEGPPEAVARAAPSHTGRFMRRVLGNGAAVRSAAGR
- the uvrB gene encoding excinuclease ABC subunit UvrB; amino-acid sequence: MPSFEMVTDQQPCGDQPQAIAGLVAGVRAGCRYQTLLGVTGSGKTHTMGRVIEQVQRPTLILAHNKTLAAQLYGEFREFFPHNAVRYFVSYYDYYQPEAYVPQTDLYIAKDAAINEEIDRLRHASTKALMERRDVVVVASVSCIYGLGRPEDYKEVMLLLRKGERRSRDEIVRRLVDIQYERNDVDFARGRFRVRGDVVEIFPAYEDRAVRVDLYGDEVERIVELDPLTGEVFENKDAVALWPARHWVTTEERLGRALASIGAELEDRLAWFRSQGKLLEAQRLEFRTRYDMELLREAGTCPGIENYSRHLDGRAPGERPGCLIDYFPRDFLLFADESHVTVPQVKGMLEGDRSRKRTLIEFGFRLPSALDNRPLAWEEFGALVPQAVFVSATPGPYELEVSQRIVEQVVRPTGLVDPHVEVRPAQGQVDDLVAEIKAQVARGERVLVTTLTKRMAEDLSAYLAELGLRVHYLHSEVDTLQRVQILKDLRLGAYDALVGINLLREGLDLPEVSLVAILDADREGFLRSETSLIQTMGRAARHIDGRVLLYADQVTDSMSRAIAETNRRREVQVRYNVEHGITPASVSKPIRDMIDLLQVSEEIEAHPPSGELLTAEELIRLAETRRGKVPWEVARLLMLSPGELEQTVETLERAMRRAAAELQFEKAAALRDQIGELRRGLGEPFFAPPRRGGKKASVPRRNARRHAD